A window from Deinococcus aquiradiocola encodes these proteins:
- a CDS encoding bifunctional metallophosphatase/5'-nucleotidase, whose amino-acid sequence MNKSLLFLTLALGLSSCNLLDAGKPAVQDVVVLGLNDFHGNLEATGFAGIKVPDPKDATKTINLPAGGAEIIGGYVDSVRTTNPNTLFVGGGDLIGASPVTSSLLRDEPSVIALSKIGMKASALGNHEFDQGLKELLRMQNGGCDSNDTTKACKFDANYPGASFKWLGANVVDKTTGTPVFKPYDIETTASGAKVAFVGAVLKGTPDIVTPDGVKTLTFLDEASSINKYIPEIKAQNVDAIIVLIHQGGTASDTYDKTGCNTLTGPIVDIAAAVDPAVTAIISGHTHQGYNCVVNGRTVIQGDFYGHLLQRLDLKLDTKAHKVLEVKAANVVMDTRSIAKNADMTALVAKAKSLTDAVKLQPVAPIAAASISRTQNAAGESALGDVIADSQLAATSDAAHGSAQIAFMNPGGIRADLIASLPGNTVSFGDVYAVQPFGNTLTVMTLTGAQIKTLLEQQWTNLASPRILQVSKGFTYTYTPTYAADGKTLTAVSVDPASIKLNGATLDPAAQYRVTANNFVAAGGDSFVIFKSGTNVLQQPNLVDVDAFAAYLKANSSTPVAAPVLNRIIRN is encoded by the coding sequence ATGAACAAATCCCTGCTCTTCCTCACGCTCGCGCTCGGCCTCTCCAGCTGCAACCTCCTCGACGCGGGCAAACCCGCCGTGCAGGACGTGGTCGTGCTCGGCCTCAACGACTTCCACGGCAACCTCGAAGCGACCGGCTTCGCGGGCATCAAGGTCCCCGACCCCAAAGACGCCACCAAGACCATCAACCTGCCCGCCGGCGGCGCCGAGATCATCGGCGGTTACGTCGACAGCGTCCGTACCACCAACCCCAACACGCTCTTCGTGGGCGGCGGCGACCTGATCGGCGCGTCCCCCGTCACCAGCAGCCTGCTGCGCGACGAGCCGAGCGTCATCGCGCTCAGCAAGATCGGCATGAAGGCCAGCGCGCTCGGCAACCACGAGTTCGACCAGGGCCTCAAGGAACTGCTGCGCATGCAGAACGGCGGCTGCGACAGCAACGACACCACCAAGGCCTGCAAGTTCGACGCGAACTACCCCGGCGCGAGCTTCAAGTGGCTCGGCGCGAACGTCGTCGACAAGACGACCGGCACCCCCGTCTTCAAACCCTACGACATCGAGACGACCGCCAGCGGCGCCAAGGTCGCCTTCGTCGGCGCGGTCCTCAAGGGCACGCCCGACATCGTCACCCCGGACGGCGTGAAAACCCTGACCTTCCTCGACGAAGCGAGCAGCATCAACAAGTACATCCCCGAGATCAAGGCGCAGAACGTCGACGCGATCATCGTGCTGATCCACCAGGGCGGCACCGCCAGCGACACCTACGACAAGACCGGCTGCAACACCCTCACCGGCCCCATCGTGGACATCGCCGCCGCCGTCGACCCGGCCGTCACCGCCATCATCAGCGGCCACACGCACCAGGGCTACAACTGCGTCGTGAACGGCCGCACCGTCATCCAGGGCGACTTCTACGGCCACCTGCTGCAGCGCCTCGACCTCAAGCTCGACACGAAGGCCCACAAGGTCCTCGAAGTCAAGGCCGCGAACGTCGTCATGGACACCCGCAGCATCGCCAAGAACGCCGACATGACCGCCCTGGTCGCCAAGGCCAAGAGCCTCACCGACGCCGTGAAACTCCAGCCGGTCGCGCCGATCGCCGCGGCCAGCATCAGCCGCACGCAGAACGCCGCCGGTGAAAGCGCCCTCGGCGACGTCATCGCCGACAGCCAGCTCGCCGCGACGAGCGACGCCGCGCACGGCTCCGCGCAGATCGCGTTCATGAACCCCGGCGGCATCCGCGCCGACCTGATCGCCAGCCTGCCCGGCAACACGGTCAGCTTCGGCGACGTGTACGCCGTCCAGCCGTTCGGGAACACCCTGACCGTCATGACGCTCACCGGCGCGCAGATCAAGACGCTGCTCGAACAGCAGTGGACGAACCTCGCCAGCCCCCGCATCCTGCAGGTCAGCAAGGGCTTCACGTACACCTACACCCCCACGTACGCCGCGGACGGCAAGACGCTTACCGCCGTCAGCGTCGATCCCGCCAGCATCAAGCTGAACGGCGCGACGCTCGACCCGGCCGCGCAGTACCGCGTCACGGCGAACAACTTCGTCGCGGCGGGCGGCGACAGCTTCGTGATCTTCAAGAGCGGCACGAACGTCCTGCAGCAGCCGAACCTCGTGGACGTCGACGCGTTCGCCGCGTACCTCAAGGCGAACAGCAGCACCCCCGTCGCCGCGCCGGTCCTCAACCGCATCATCAGGAACTGA
- a CDS encoding DUF1990 family protein, with translation MNPRGVMALTVLGLGYGTGVLRLPVHGWRPTTTEDGIGPLTVRHYWLDVSGMPLSRAETVQTALQSLPDLFPPALAVFRRVRPGPEATRPGDLFTVLMSGVRRGRVRVAEVTPEHFVLQTLRQHSESGTLEFRVDPLPDGDRLSVVSRMRSSSWFDRAAYLTGVGIVQRMTWETGLRRVQARVGGRKMAHGTSTQEWP, from the coding sequence GTGAACCCGCGGGGCGTGATGGCGCTCACCGTGCTGGGTCTCGGGTACGGCACCGGTGTACTGCGACTGCCCGTGCACGGCTGGCGACCGACCACGACGGAGGACGGCATCGGTCCCCTCACGGTCAGGCACTACTGGCTGGACGTCAGTGGAATGCCGCTCTCCCGAGCAGAGACGGTGCAGACGGCGCTTCAGTCGCTGCCCGACCTGTTCCCGCCGGCACTGGCGGTCTTCCGGCGCGTCCGGCCTGGCCCGGAAGCGACCCGGCCGGGGGACCTGTTCACCGTCCTGATGTCCGGCGTGAGGCGCGGCCGGGTCCGGGTGGCCGAGGTGACCCCCGAGCATTTCGTGCTGCAGACGCTGCGGCAGCATTCCGAGTCCGGCACGCTCGAGTTCCGGGTGGACCCGCTGCCGGACGGGGACCGGCTGTCCGTCGTGTCGCGTATGCGGTCGAGCAGCTGGTTCGACCGGGCCGCGTACCTGACCGGGGTGGGGATCGTGCAGCGCATGACCTGGGAGACGGGCCTGCGGCGCGTCCAGGCGCGCGTCGGCGGACGGAAGATGGCGCACGGGACGAGCACGCAGGAATGGCCGTGA
- a CDS encoding S8 family serine peptidase produces the protein MRKITTHTIGVIAITALLAACGQQTTSTPALTAPQASSTVVSSGALKYVQNELVVGYTDQASLQNAVSKVNGVVVATIPEIRVALVRVTGDALKVSGTAMKQAGLRYALPNSVVTGETPTPGVGTASLTAQAASADQIFDELPQYSLDPRHMNAKAAWDAGVTGKGVLVAVLDDPGDVSHPDLNPNWTGKAYDPFLDKVYTDPAEYVAAYSSPYAEHGTAVASSIVSPKDGKGIVGVAPDAKFMPVVINPAHKTENEFYSSFYIARGAVWATNNGARVLNNSWGGGTSFGAVKDAFDYAMSNGTVVVASMGNSYHDEFQYPAALPGVIASGALDASNRKTTFSTTGRHISSSAPGQDNMLALPTWLGGGRQLISGTSFSSPHTAGMAALALQKCPNATPYQVRRMLETTANGSIGSNAAGFDRDTGWGLLDAGKLAATFKTCDTLPARGANVSVNVKYIDGTGTHPGILADVILRGQGYRAGATDDPTPQYMTTTDATGQGNFAEIAPGTYDLYVAGADLSVTGGLPEDRGTYVGTLTATSGSTATSPDRKNIVLTASSPDLNPADPYEPNDTPADAKTITYGQTTSTAYIFGRPQDNDYFKFTGAAGDKITANVLAAGEIGGSLDSYLYLIGPDGTTVLTENDDRGTPRIDSDSEVSFTLPAAGTYYLLVSSYTIASGGDDNSPFNKYQLKLAKN, from the coding sequence ATGCGGAAGATCACCACCCACACCATCGGCGTCATCGCCATCACCGCGCTGCTCGCCGCCTGCGGCCAGCAGACGACCAGCACCCCCGCCCTCACCGCCCCCCAGGCGAGCAGCACCGTCGTCAGCAGCGGCGCCCTGAAGTACGTCCAGAACGAACTGGTGGTCGGGTACACCGACCAGGCGTCCCTGCAGAACGCCGTCTCGAAGGTGAACGGCGTCGTCGTCGCCACCATCCCCGAGATTCGCGTGGCCCTCGTCCGCGTCACCGGTGACGCCCTCAAGGTGTCCGGCACCGCCATGAAACAGGCGGGCCTGCGCTACGCCCTGCCGAACAGCGTCGTGACCGGCGAGACGCCCACCCCCGGCGTCGGCACCGCCAGCCTCACCGCGCAGGCGGCCAGCGCCGACCAGATCTTCGACGAACTCCCCCAGTACTCCCTCGACCCGCGCCACATGAACGCCAAGGCCGCCTGGGACGCCGGCGTGACCGGCAAGGGCGTCCTCGTCGCGGTGCTCGACGATCCCGGCGACGTCTCCCACCCCGACCTGAACCCCAACTGGACCGGCAAGGCCTACGACCCCTTCCTCGACAAGGTGTATACCGACCCCGCCGAGTACGTCGCCGCGTACAGCAGCCCGTACGCCGAGCACGGCACGGCCGTCGCGTCCAGCATCGTGTCGCCCAAGGACGGCAAGGGCATCGTGGGCGTCGCGCCGGACGCGAAGTTCATGCCGGTCGTCATCAACCCCGCCCACAAGACGGAGAACGAGTTCTACTCCAGCTTCTACATCGCCCGCGGCGCGGTGTGGGCCACCAACAACGGCGCCCGCGTCCTCAACAACTCCTGGGGCGGCGGTACGTCCTTCGGGGCCGTCAAGGACGCCTTCGACTACGCCATGTCGAACGGCACGGTCGTCGTGGCCAGCATGGGCAACTCGTACCACGACGAGTTCCAGTACCCGGCCGCGCTGCCCGGCGTGATCGCCTCCGGCGCGCTCGACGCCAGCAACCGCAAGACGACCTTCTCCACCACCGGCCGTCACATCAGCAGCTCCGCGCCCGGCCAGGACAACATGCTGGCCCTCCCCACCTGGCTCGGCGGCGGCCGCCAGCTGATCTCCGGCACGTCCTTCTCCAGCCCGCACACGGCCGGCATGGCGGCCCTCGCGCTGCAGAAGTGCCCGAACGCCACCCCGTACCAGGTGCGCCGCATGCTGGAAACGACCGCGAACGGCAGCATCGGCTCGAACGCCGCCGGATTCGACCGCGACACCGGCTGGGGCCTGCTGGACGCCGGGAAGCTCGCCGCGACCTTCAAGACCTGCGACACCCTGCCCGCCAGGGGCGCGAACGTCAGCGTGAACGTCAAGTACATCGACGGGACCGGCACGCACCCCGGCATCCTCGCCGACGTGATCCTGCGCGGGCAGGGCTACCGCGCGGGCGCCACCGACGACCCCACCCCGCAGTACATGACGACCACCGACGCGACCGGCCAGGGCAACTTCGCGGAGATCGCGCCCGGCACGTACGACCTGTACGTGGCCGGAGCGGACCTCAGCGTCACGGGCGGCCTCCCTGAGGACCGCGGCACGTACGTCGGGACGCTCACCGCGACGTCCGGCAGCACCGCGACCAGCCCCGACCGCAAGAACATCGTGCTGACCGCCAGCTCGCCCGACCTGAACCCCGCCGACCCCTACGAGCCGAACGACACGCCCGCCGACGCCAAGACCATCACCTACGGTCAGACGACGTCCACCGCGTACATCTTCGGCAGACCGCAGGACAACGACTACTTCAAGTTCACGGGCGCCGCAGGCGACAAGATCACCGCGAACGTCCTCGCGGCCGGCGAGATCGGCGGGTCGCTCGACTCGTACCTGTACCTCATCGGACCGGACGGCACCACCGTCCTCACCGAGAACGACGACCGCGGCACGCCCCGCATCGACTCGGACTCCGAAGTCAGCTTCACCCTCCCGGCTGCGGGCACGTACTACCTGCTCGTGTCGAGCTACACCATCGCCAGTGGCGGCGACGACAACAGCCCGTTCAACAAGTACCAGCTGAAGCTCGCCAAGAACTGA
- a CDS encoding Ig-like domain-containing protein: protein MVLKPYAIGSALLLGALLAGCNSASTPTDTTAPTVTLTAAPKSVTAAGNVTLTAAATDDTGVTKVEFYEGTTKLGEDATAPYELSVPVTRSGNGSHTYTATAYDAAGNKGSGSDSVSVAIPTGTGAIQGTIVDQNIGAPLAGSTVTITSGGTPVDTVTTGADGSFTVANLAPGTYDLKARKAGYGGSDLYGLVIGTGTAPVRLIQRPAFDTSASTDGAKLVLTRADGTTPLSGATFTNAVDFAVKTASDSNHLGPVRVMYAQIGRTPGSSSVTGAATANNWNFAPPVEAAVSSSGAVNLPNAAFPNFINGFGSAAGDPLYLEVVAVDFNYNYSRYIVPVTLINTSSTAQNTVVAPTMAAATAFTLKQEGAWTTPYVAPGGDAANPTPNAAAPGTGLFVELRWCYTNTAATAKPFAFDIERSADGTTFTKVGTVGGGASASCSATNQASRPFYYRDNSSDLAVGKTFTYRVTARGSNTASSNTTQTTPLAQFAPLLVSPANESTGVSLTPTFQISSNQLAIGADGAGYNLQLRDTFNLSGPNLPGNAANALIRVEEGTGDTGNKVSAGNALVFISSGSLIGKPASAGSILTDTAGVYVPAKPNLAPIDAAAHTVSLPLNVFGAPLQPQRPYQWQMYSGIAYKYAPSEGNRVSAYSVYTWPDSTVGPIPATRAVNQNYDFITGAQ, encoded by the coding sequence ATGGTCCTGAAACCCTACGCGATCGGTTCAGCCCTCCTGCTCGGCGCACTGCTGGCAGGCTGCAACTCCGCCTCCACCCCCACCGACACCACCGCGCCCACCGTGACCCTCACGGCCGCACCGAAATCCGTCACGGCCGCCGGAAACGTCACCCTGACGGCCGCCGCCACGGACGACACCGGCGTCACCAAGGTCGAATTCTACGAAGGGACCACCAAACTCGGCGAGGACGCCACGGCGCCCTACGAACTGAGCGTGCCCGTCACCCGCAGCGGCAACGGCAGCCACACCTACACCGCCACCGCCTACGACGCCGCCGGAAACAAAGGCTCCGGCAGCGACAGCGTCAGCGTCGCCATCCCCACCGGGACGGGCGCCATCCAGGGCACCATCGTCGACCAGAACATCGGCGCGCCCCTCGCCGGCAGCACCGTCACCATCACGTCCGGCGGCACGCCCGTCGACACCGTCACGACCGGCGCGGACGGGTCCTTCACCGTCGCGAACCTCGCGCCCGGCACGTACGACCTCAAGGCCCGCAAGGCCGGGTACGGCGGCAGCGACCTGTACGGCCTCGTCATCGGGACCGGCACGGCCCCCGTGCGCCTCATCCAGCGGCCCGCCTTCGACACGTCCGCCAGCACCGACGGCGCGAAACTCGTCCTGACCCGCGCGGACGGCACCACGCCCCTGAGCGGCGCGACCTTCACGAACGCCGTGGACTTCGCCGTGAAGACCGCCAGCGACTCCAACCACCTCGGCCCGGTCCGCGTCATGTACGCCCAGATCGGCCGGACGCCCGGCTCGTCCTCCGTCACCGGAGCCGCGACCGCCAACAACTGGAACTTCGCGCCGCCCGTCGAAGCCGCCGTGTCGTCCTCCGGCGCCGTGAACCTCCCCAACGCCGCCTTCCCGAACTTCATCAACGGGTTCGGCAGCGCAGCAGGCGATCCCCTGTACCTGGAAGTCGTCGCGGTGGACTTCAACTACAACTACTCGCGCTACATCGTCCCGGTCACGCTCATCAACACCTCCAGCACCGCGCAGAACACCGTCGTCGCGCCCACCATGGCCGCCGCGACCGCGTTCACGCTCAAGCAGGAGGGCGCCTGGACGACCCCCTACGTCGCGCCCGGCGGTGACGCCGCCAACCCCACCCCGAACGCCGCCGCGCCCGGCACGGGCCTCTTCGTGGAACTCCGCTGGTGCTACACCAACACCGCCGCCACCGCGAAACCCTTCGCGTTCGACATCGAACGCAGCGCCGACGGCACCACGTTCACCAAGGTCGGCACGGTCGGCGGCGGCGCCAGCGCCAGCTGCTCCGCCACCAACCAGGCGAGCCGTCCCTTCTACTACCGCGACAACAGCAGCGACCTCGCGGTCGGCAAGACCTTCACGTACCGCGTCACGGCGCGCGGCAGCAACACGGCCAGCAGCAACACCACGCAGACCACGCCGCTCGCGCAGTTCGCGCCCCTCCTCGTGTCGCCCGCCAACGAAAGCACCGGCGTGAGCCTCACCCCCACCTTCCAGATCAGCTCGAACCAGCTCGCCATCGGCGCGGACGGCGCCGGGTACAACCTGCAGCTGCGCGACACCTTCAACCTCAGCGGCCCGAACCTGCCCGGCAACGCCGCGAACGCCCTCATCCGCGTCGAGGAAGGCACCGGCGACACCGGCAACAAGGTCAGCGCCGGCAACGCCCTCGTGTTCATCTCGAGCGGCTCCCTGATCGGCAAGCCCGCCAGCGCCGGCAGCATCCTGACCGACACGGCCGGCGTGTACGTCCCCGCCAAGCCGAACCTCGCGCCCATCGACGCGGCGGCCCACACCGTGTCCCTGCCGCTCAACGTGTTCGGCGCGCCCCTGCAGCCCCAGCGGCCCTACCAGTGGCAGATGTACTCCGGCATCGCGTACAAGTACGCGCCCAGCGAAGGGAACCGCGTCTCCGCGTACTCGGTGTACACCTGGCCCGACAGCACCGTCGGACCGATCCCCGCCACGCGCGCCGTCAACCAGAACTACGACTTCATCACGGGCGCGCAGTGA
- a CDS encoding serine hydrolase: MSRLRTALLSLLLCGAPVTAQALPALPPSTPVLPDSSPPAGPAPTLPPVPPAPEPALRCGSGASVPSTVSAVPLPSGVTGRVSFYAAEYDPVTLKAVRAVTLGDPDAVHPLASSFKPLVVQGVLQDVDAGRFTLGTPFTTTAENRSIESYPPGTNTLLKLARRAIILSDNTASDILHLAYGPERLARIVRARSACTTVLLTTKAWWGAQAGLAPQVLTGDTAAGARGYAGQPFEARLGTAAALIAASRAVTGPDVERALDVSFHGPAYTPDLEVYIQNTSTARAYTDLMVGTMSGRMLAPATRSAFRDMLSSGCCRPVTPNLASRYWGAKAGSGWRVVTLTGEVETRDGRVFGYTYLNDGSDTRDSLEMERQIRPVVQWIERNLLNLQRGP, encoded by the coding sequence GTGAGCCGCCTGCGGACGGCCCTGCTGTCCCTGCTGCTCTGCGGCGCGCCCGTGACCGCGCAGGCCCTGCCCGCCCTGCCGCCGTCCACGCCGGTCCTCCCGGACTCGTCGCCCCCGGCTGGCCCCGCCCCGACGCTGCCCCCGGTGCCACCCGCGCCAGAGCCTGCCCTGCGCTGCGGGTCGGGGGCAAGCGTGCCGTCCACGGTGAGCGCCGTTCCGCTGCCGTCCGGCGTGACGGGCCGCGTGAGCTTCTACGCCGCGGAGTACGATCCCGTCACCCTGAAGGCCGTGCGGGCCGTGACGCTCGGCGATCCGGACGCCGTGCATCCCCTGGCGAGCAGCTTCAAGCCGCTGGTGGTGCAGGGCGTCCTGCAGGACGTGGACGCGGGACGCTTCACGCTCGGGACACCCTTCACGACGACGGCCGAGAACCGCAGCATCGAGAGCTACCCGCCCGGCACGAACACCCTGCTGAAGCTGGCGCGGCGCGCCATCATCCTGAGTGACAACACCGCCAGCGACATCCTGCACCTGGCGTACGGCCCGGAGCGGCTCGCACGGATCGTGCGGGCGAGGAGTGCCTGCACCACCGTGCTGCTCACCACCAAGGCCTGGTGGGGCGCGCAGGCGGGGCTCGCGCCGCAGGTCCTGACGGGCGACACGGCTGCCGGTGCGCGCGGGTACGCAGGCCAGCCGTTCGAGGCTCGGCTCGGGACGGCGGCAGCCCTCATCGCGGCGTCGCGGGCGGTGACGGGTCCGGACGTGGAGCGCGCACTCGACGTCTCCTTTCACGGTCCGGCATACACGCCGGACCTGGAGGTGTACATCCAGAACACCAGCACCGCGCGGGCGTACACGGACCTGATGGTGGGGACGATGTCGGGCCGGATGCTCGCTCCCGCGACGAGATCGGCGTTCCGGGACATGCTGTCGTCCGGCTGCTGCCGCCCGGTGACGCCGAACCTCGCGTCCCGGTACTGGGGTGCGAAGGCCGGATCCGGCTGGCGCGTCGTGACGCTGACAGGGGAGGTCGAGACGCGGGACGGCCGGGTGTTCGGGTACACGTACCTGAACGACGGGAGCGACACGCGTGACTCCCTGGAGATGGAGCGTCAGATCCGGCCGGTCGTGCAGTGGATCGAGCGGAACCTGCTGAACCTTCAGCGTGGCCCCTGA
- a CDS encoding TetR/AcrR family transcriptional regulator, whose translation MSPAPPPDAPQGPQDATRARILDAAVRLLGAEGRDALTTRAVAVAAGVQAPALYRLFGDKRGLLSAVASHGYAAFMAEKERLPVHLDPLDQLRAGWDLQVQFGLTHPAVYALMAGDPQEEPDRDAGWASLNLKLQQLARTGRLSVPVQHAAVLYHSACRGLILTLLSLPPAERDPALSRLARETALAGISAAVPGPPSGVGPVAVQLRSCLPDIAVLTPGERHLMAELLDRIARSGHPTTGTEPS comes from the coding sequence ATGTCTCCAGCGCCACCCCCAGACGCTCCCCAGGGCCCGCAGGACGCCACGCGCGCCCGGATTCTCGACGCGGCCGTCCGGCTGCTCGGCGCCGAGGGCCGCGACGCCCTCACCACGCGCGCCGTGGCGGTGGCCGCCGGCGTCCAGGCCCCGGCCCTCTACCGCCTGTTCGGCGACAAACGCGGCCTGCTCTCGGCCGTCGCCTCGCACGGCTACGCGGCATTCATGGCTGAGAAGGAGCGCCTGCCCGTGCACCTCGACCCGCTCGACCAGCTCCGCGCCGGGTGGGACCTGCAGGTCCAGTTCGGCCTGACGCACCCCGCCGTGTACGCCCTCATGGCGGGCGATCCACAGGAGGAGCCGGACCGGGATGCCGGATGGGCCAGCCTGAATCTCAAACTGCAGCAGCTGGCCCGGACCGGACGGCTGAGCGTCCCGGTGCAACACGCGGCGGTGCTGTACCACTCGGCCTGCCGGGGCCTGATCCTGACGCTGCTGTCGCTTCCCCCCGCGGAGCGCGACCCTGCACTGTCGCGGCTGGCCCGTGAGACGGCGCTCGCGGGCATCTCGGCCGCCGTGCCCGGCCCACCCTCCGGAGTCGGTCCGGTGGCCGTCCAGCTGCGTTCCTGCCTCCCGGACATCGCGGTCCTGACGCCCGGCGAACGGCACCTGATGGCTGAACTGCTCGACCGGATCGCGCGGTCCGGGCACCCGACCACCGGGACGGAGCCCTCGTGA
- a CDS encoding NmrA family NAD(P)-binding protein — translation MIVITGATGTLGSKTIQALLTRFPAAQLAVSVRDPERAGNLLTLGVRARQADFSDPDALRHAFEGASQVLLVSSGVLGEAGVQLHRNVAEAARDAGARRVVYTSHMAASPQSHFPPMWTHAATEAMLAQTGLAFTALRNGFYASSALQLMGNAAQSGVIAAPQDGPVSWTTHDDLALAAATVLTDEGRYDGPTPPLVADEALTLEQLGELFGRLTGHPVRREIIPEADHRQVLQARGLPADRVETVMGLYAAAARQEFLSRDRTLGTLLGRAPTTMRAVLQAMLGR, via the coding sequence ATGATCGTGATCACCGGCGCCACCGGCACCCTCGGCAGCAAAACCATTCAGGCTCTCCTCACGCGCTTCCCCGCCGCGCAACTCGCTGTCAGCGTGCGCGACCCGGAACGCGCCGGGAACCTCCTGACCCTCGGCGTGCGCGCCCGGCAGGCGGACTTCAGCGACCCGGACGCGCTGCGGCACGCGTTCGAAGGCGCGTCCCAGGTGCTGCTGGTGTCGTCCGGAGTGCTGGGCGAGGCTGGCGTGCAGCTGCACCGGAACGTTGCCGAGGCGGCCCGGGACGCCGGAGCGCGGCGCGTCGTGTACACCAGCCACATGGCCGCCTCGCCGCAGTCCCACTTTCCGCCGATGTGGACGCACGCCGCGACCGAAGCCATGCTCGCACAGACCGGACTGGCCTTCACCGCCCTCCGGAACGGGTTCTACGCGAGCAGCGCCCTGCAGCTGATGGGAAACGCCGCGCAGTCCGGCGTGATCGCCGCGCCGCAGGACGGACCCGTCTCGTGGACCACGCACGACGACCTCGCGCTCGCGGCCGCCACCGTCCTCACGGACGAGGGCCGCTACGACGGCCCCACCCCACCCCTGGTGGCCGACGAGGCGCTCACCCTCGAACAGCTCGGCGAACTTTTCGGCCGCCTCACCGGGCACCCCGTCCGCCGCGAAATCATCCCGGAGGCAGACCACCGGCAGGTCCTCCAGGCGCGCGGCCTGCCCGCTGACCGCGTCGAGACCGTGATGGGACTCTACGCGGCCGCCGCACGGCAGGAGTTTCTCAGCCGCGACCGAACGCTCGGCACGCTCCTCGGCCGCGCACCGACGACCATGCGGGCAGTCCTGCAGGCCATGCTGGGCCGTTGA